A single window of Pseudomonas lutea DNA harbors:
- the iscR gene encoding Fe-S cluster assembly transcriptional regulator IscR: MRLTTKGRYAVTAMLDLALHAQHGPVSLADISERQGISLSYLEQLFAKLRRGNLVSSVRGPGGGYQLSRHMQGIQVAQVIDAVNESVDATRCQGLGDCHAGDTCLTHHLWCDLSQQIHEFLSGISLADLVTRREVQEVAQRQDLRRCGSKTQPLDKIETSAVE; the protein is encoded by the coding sequence ATGCGACTGACTACAAAAGGCCGATACGCTGTGACTGCCATGCTCGACCTGGCATTGCATGCGCAGCACGGGCCAGTGTCCCTGGCCGACATCTCCGAGCGGCAGGGGATTTCCCTCTCCTACCTCGAGCAACTGTTCGCCAAGCTGCGCCGCGGCAATCTGGTTTCCAGCGTGCGCGGTCCCGGCGGCGGTTATCAGTTGTCCCGCCACATGCAGGGCATTCAGGTAGCGCAGGTAATCGACGCGGTCAACGAATCGGTTGACGCAACGCGCTGCCAGGGGCTCGGTGATTGCCACGCTGGCGACACCTGTCTGACCCACCATCTGTGGTGCGACCTCAGTCAGCAGATTCACGAGTTTCTAAGCGGTATCAGCTTGGCCGACCTTGTCACTCGTCGTGAAGTGCAAGAAGTCGCCCAACGTCAGGATTTGCGCCGTTGCGGTAGCAAGACGCAGCCACTGGACAAGATTGAAACATCCGCCGTTGAGTGA
- the ndk gene encoding nucleoside-diphosphate kinase: MAVQRTFSIIKPDAVAKNVIGEITTRFEKAGLRVVASKLKQLSKAEAEGFYAEHSARGFFGDLVAFMISGPVVVQVLEGENAIALNRELMGATNPKEAAAGTIRADFADSIDANAVHGSDSEAAAAREISYFFAATEVTTR; encoded by the coding sequence ATGGCTGTTCAACGTACTTTCTCGATCATCAAGCCTGATGCTGTTGCCAAAAACGTCATCGGCGAGATCACCACTCGTTTCGAAAAAGCCGGTCTGCGCGTTGTCGCTTCGAAACTGAAGCAACTGTCCAAAGCCGAAGCAGAAGGTTTCTACGCTGAGCACAGCGCTCGTGGTTTTTTCGGTGATCTGGTTGCATTCATGATTTCCGGCCCGGTTGTCGTTCAGGTTCTGGAAGGCGAAAACGCCATCGCTCTGAACCGCGAACTGATGGGCGCTACCAACCCTAAAGAAGCCGCTGCCGGTACCATCCGTGCTGACTTCGCTGATTCGATCGACGCCAACGCGGTACACGGCTCCGATTCTGAAGCGGCTGCTGCTCGTGAAATCTCGTACTTCTTCGCTGCTACCGAGGTAACCACTCGCTAA
- a CDS encoding glycine zipper 2TM domain-containing protein codes for MNKSLLIGAVLGAVGVTAGGALATYSLVKNNGPEYADVLAVEPVKEQIKTPRQVCKDVAVTHRAPVKDEHQIVGSVIGAVAGGLLGNQVGGGNGKKIATVAGAVGGGYAGNKVQEGMQNRDTYTTTESRCNTVNDISDKVVGYNVKYKLNDKVGQVRMDRDPGGKIPVNKDGQLELSQAAQ; via the coding sequence GTGAACAAGTCGTTGCTAATTGGTGCTGTATTGGGTGCTGTCGGTGTGACCGCCGGTGGTGCTTTGGCCACCTATAGCCTCGTAAAAAATAACGGCCCGGAGTACGCAGACGTACTCGCCGTTGAGCCTGTGAAAGAACAAATCAAAACCCCTCGTCAGGTCTGTAAAGACGTCGCAGTCACTCACCGCGCCCCGGTGAAGGACGAGCATCAGATCGTGGGGAGCGTTATCGGCGCCGTAGCGGGTGGCCTGCTCGGTAACCAGGTGGGTGGCGGTAACGGCAAGAAAATTGCCACAGTTGCCGGCGCTGTCGGTGGAGGTTACGCCGGTAACAAGGTGCAGGAGGGTATGCAAAATCGTGATACCTATACGACTACCGAATCGCGCTGCAACACCGTCAACGATATCAGCGACAAAGTGGTCGGCTACAACGTGAAGTACAAGCTTAACGACAAGGTCGGGCAGGTGCGTATGGATCGCGATCCAGGCGGTAAGATTCCCGTCAACAAAGACGGCCAGCTGGAATTGAGCCAAGCTGCCCAATAA
- the trmJ gene encoding tRNA (cytosine(32)/uridine(32)-2'-O)-methyltransferase TrmJ, whose product MLQNIRVVLVGTSHPGNIGGAARAMKNMGLSRLVLVDPALFPHHEADARASGAGDILEGAQVVATLEDALVGCNLVLGTSARDRRIPWPLLDPREAGVKTVEHAAQGEEIALVFGREYAGLTNEELQRCHYHVHIPSDPEFSSLNLAAAVQVLSYETRMAWLAAEGQASKVEKFEVNSVRSTELATMDEMEKFYEHLQSTLVTIGFLDPEKPRHLMARLRRLYGRSGVNRSEMSILRGILTETQKAAHGEPYKRKDQ is encoded by the coding sequence GTGCTGCAAAATATTCGTGTCGTCCTGGTCGGTACCAGCCACCCCGGAAATATCGGCGGTGCTGCGCGTGCCATGAAAAACATGGGCCTTTCGCGGCTGGTGCTGGTTGATCCCGCTCTGTTTCCACACCACGAAGCCGATGCCCGTGCCTCCGGGGCGGGCGATATTCTTGAAGGCGCTCAGGTCGTGGCAACGCTGGAAGATGCGCTGGTGGGCTGTAATTTGGTGCTGGGCACCAGTGCCCGTGACCGTCGTATCCCCTGGCCGCTGCTGGATCCCCGAGAGGCGGGCGTCAAGACCGTCGAGCATGCCGCGCAGGGTGAAGAGATCGCACTGGTGTTCGGGCGTGAGTACGCCGGCCTGACCAATGAAGAGCTGCAGCGCTGCCACTACCATGTGCATATCCCTTCAGACCCCGAGTTCAGTTCGTTGAACCTCGCTGCCGCTGTTCAAGTGCTGAGCTACGAGACCCGCATGGCCTGGCTTGCCGCTGAAGGGCAGGCCAGCAAGGTCGAAAAATTCGAGGTCAATTCGGTGCGCAGTACCGAGCTTGCGACGATGGATGAGATGGAGAAATTCTATGAGCATCTCCAATCCACTCTCGTCACGATCGGCTTCCTCGATCCAGAGAAGCCTCGTCACCTCATGGCACGGCTGCGGCGGCTGTATGGACGCTCCGGCGTCAACCGGTCCGAGATGAGCATCTTGCGCGGCATTCTGACCGAGACGCAGAAAGCCGCTCACGGTGAGCCCTATAAGCGGAAGGATCAGTGA
- a CDS encoding IscS subfamily cysteine desulfurase codes for MRLPIYLDYSATTPVDPRVAQKMSDCLLVDGNFGNPASRSHVFGWKAEEAVENARRQVADLVNADPREIVWTSGATESDNLAIKGAAHFYASKGKHLITSKIEHKAVLDTMRQLEREGFEVTYLEPTTDGLITPSMIEAVMRDDTILVSIMHVNNEIGTVNDIAAIGEMTRARGVLFHVDAAQSTGKVGIDLANLKVDMMSFSAHKTYGPKGIGALWVSRKPRVRIEAAMHGGGHERGMRSGTLATHQIVGMGEAFRVAKEDMAAENVRIKALSDRFYQQVAHLEELYVNGSMTARVPHNLNLSFNYVEGESLIMALKDLAVSSGSACTSASLEPSYVLRALGRNDELAHSSIRFTFGRFTTEEEIDYAAQKVCEAVTKLRALSPLWDMFKDGVDISKIEWAAH; via the coding sequence ATGAGATTGCCAATTTACCTCGATTATTCCGCGACGACCCCCGTTGATCCGCGCGTTGCACAGAAAATGAGCGACTGCTTGCTGGTTGATGGCAACTTCGGTAACCCGGCGTCGCGCTCCCACGTTTTTGGCTGGAAGGCTGAAGAGGCGGTCGAAAATGCTCGCCGCCAGGTCGCTGACCTGGTCAACGCCGACCCGCGTGAAATCGTCTGGACCTCCGGTGCAACCGAGTCTGACAACCTGGCTATCAAGGGTGCGGCTCATTTCTATGCCTCCAAGGGCAAGCACCTGATCACCAGCAAAATCGAACACAAAGCCGTGCTTGACACCATGCGTCAGCTGGAGCGTGAAGGTTTTGAAGTTACGTACCTCGAGCCGACGACCGATGGTTTGATCACGCCGTCCATGATCGAAGCTGTCATGCGTGATGACACCATTCTGGTCTCCATCATGCACGTCAACAACGAGATCGGGACCGTCAACGACATCGCTGCAATCGGCGAAATGACCCGCGCCCGCGGCGTGCTTTTCCACGTCGATGCCGCACAGTCCACCGGCAAGGTTGGAATTGACCTGGCTAACCTCAAGGTCGACATGATGTCGTTCTCTGCCCACAAGACCTACGGTCCCAAGGGTATCGGCGCGCTGTGGGTCAGCCGCAAGCCTCGCGTACGCATCGAAGCCGCCATGCACGGCGGTGGTCATGAGCGCGGCATGCGTTCCGGTACGCTGGCGACGCACCAGATTGTTGGCATGGGTGAGGCTTTCCGTGTGGCCAAGGAAGACATGGCTGCCGAAAACGTTCGCATCAAGGCTTTGAGCGATCGCTTCTACCAGCAGGTTGCTCATCTCGAAGAGCTGTACGTCAACGGCAGCATGACTGCTCGTGTGCCGCACAACCTCAACTTGAGCTTCAACTACGTTGAAGGCGAGTCGCTGATCATGGCGCTCAAGGATCTGGCGGTATCGTCCGGCTCCGCCTGCACCTCGGCTTCGCTTGAGCCGTCCTACGTGCTGCGCGCCCTGGGCCGCAACGACGAGTTGGCCCATAGCTCGATCCGTTTCACGTTCGGGCGCTTCACCACCGAAGAAGAGATCGATTACGCCGCGCAGAAAGTCTGCGAGGCCGTTACCAAGCTGCGCGCATTGTCGCCGCTGTGGGACATGTTCAAAGACGGTGTCGACATCTCCAAGATCGAGTGGGCGGCGCACTAA
- the fdx gene encoding ISC system 2Fe-2S type ferredoxin, whose translation MPQVTFLPHAEHCPEGMVVEAEVGKSILELAHDHHIEIESACGGVCACTTCHCIIRKGFNTLEEADELEEDFLDRAWGLEAHSRLACQAKVGTEDLTVEIPKYSLNHAAEAPH comes from the coding sequence ATGCCGCAGGTTACATTTCTGCCACACGCCGAGCATTGCCCGGAAGGGATGGTTGTCGAGGCCGAAGTCGGCAAGTCGATTCTGGAGCTCGCACACGACCACCACATCGAGATCGAGAGCGCATGCGGCGGCGTGTGTGCCTGCACCACTTGCCACTGCATTATTCGCAAGGGCTTCAACACCCTCGAAGAAGCAGACGAGCTGGAAGAGGATTTCCTTGATCGCGCATGGGGCCTTGAAGCCCACTCGCGTCTCGCGTGCCAGGCCAAGGTGGGTACCGAAGACCTGACTGTTGAAATTCCGAAATATTCGCTCAACCACGCAGCCGAAGCGCCGCACTGA
- the suhB gene encoding inositol-phosphate phosphatase — MQPMLNIALRAARSASELIFRSIERLDTIKVDEKDAKDYVTEIDRAAEQSIITALRKAYPTHGILGEESGLHEGTGEGTDYLWIIDPLDGTTNFVRGVPHFAVSIACKYRGRLEHAVVLDPVRQEEFTASRGRGAALNGRRLRVSPRKSLEGALLGTGFPFRENQLDNLDNYMNMFRSLVGQTAGIRRAGAASLDLAYVAAGRFDAFWESGLSEWDMAAGALLIQEAGGLVSDFNGGHDFLEKGHIVAGNTKCFKAVLTSIAPFVPASLKR, encoded by the coding sequence ATGCAGCCCATGCTGAATATCGCGCTGCGCGCCGCCCGCAGCGCCAGCGAATTGATTTTCCGCTCCATCGAGCGCCTGGATACCATCAAGGTCGACGAAAAAGACGCGAAAGATTACGTAACCGAAATCGATCGCGCCGCCGAGCAGAGCATCATCACTGCACTGCGCAAGGCGTACCCGACCCACGGCATCCTTGGTGAAGAAAGCGGCCTGCACGAAGGCACCGGCGAAGGCACCGATTACCTGTGGATCATCGACCCGCTGGACGGGACCACCAACTTTGTACGCGGCGTCCCTCACTTCGCGGTCAGCATCGCCTGCAAATATCGCGGCCGCCTGGAACACGCTGTTGTTCTGGACCCGGTGCGTCAGGAAGAATTCACCGCCAGCCGTGGTCGCGGTGCTGCACTGAATGGCCGTCGCTTGCGCGTCAGCCCGCGCAAGAGCCTTGAAGGCGCACTGCTCGGCACAGGTTTCCCGTTCCGCGAGAACCAGCTCGATAACCTCGACAACTACATGAACATGTTCCGTTCGCTGGTCGGCCAGACTGCCGGCATCCGTCGCGCAGGCGCCGCGAGCCTCGATCTGGCTTACGTAGCTGCCGGTCGCTTTGATGCGTTCTGGGAGTCGGGTCTGTCTGAGTGGGACATGGCTGCAGGCGCTTTGCTGATTCAGGAAGCGGGCGGTCTGGTCAGCGATTTCAACGGCGGTCACGACTTCCTTGAAAAAGGCCACATCGTTGCCGGCAACACCAAGTGCTTCAAAGCCGTACTGACTTCGATCGCACCGTTCGTTCCGGCTTCGCTCAAGCGCTAA
- the hscA gene encoding Fe-S protein assembly chaperone HscA yields the protein MALLQIAEPGQAPKPHQRRLAVGIDLGTTNSLVAALRSGISEPLPDAEGQVILPSAVRYHADRVEVGQSAKAAAATDPLNTIISVKRLMGRGISDVKHLGGQLPYRFTGGESHMPFIETVQGPKSPVEVSADILKVLRQRAEETLGGELVGAVITVPAYFDDAQRQATKDAAKLAGLTVLRLLNEPTAAAVAYGLDQNAEGVVAIYDLGGGTFDISILRLTGGVFEVMATGGDSALGGDDFDHAIATWIIAEAGLSDDLDPAAQRRLMQIACAAKEALTDADTVSVAHGEWQGVLTRAAFDALIEPMIARSLKACRRAVRDCGIELDEVEAVVMVGGSTRVPRVRDAVGELFGRQPLTEIDPDQVVAIGAAIQADTLAGNKRDGGELLLLDVIPLSLGLETMGGLMEKVIPRNTTIPVARAQEFTTYKDGQSAMMIHVLQGERELISDCRSLARFDLRGIPAMVAGAAKIRVTFQVDADGLLSVSARELASGVESSIQVKPSYGLTDGEITRMLKDSFQYAGDDMVARALREQQVDAQRLLEAVEGALQADGERLLDAEERMVIDLQMEELRELMKGVDGAAIEQQTKRLSQVTDAFAARRLDSTVKAALSGRNLNEIEE from the coding sequence ATGGCTCTACTGCAGATCGCCGAACCCGGCCAAGCTCCAAAACCTCATCAGCGTCGCCTGGCTGTCGGTATCGACCTTGGCACCACTAATTCGCTGGTGGCTGCTCTGCGCAGCGGCATCAGCGAGCCCCTTCCCGATGCGGAAGGCCAGGTGATCCTGCCGTCTGCCGTTCGCTACCACGCTGATCGCGTCGAGGTCGGCCAGTCCGCCAAAGCCGCCGCTGCCACCGATCCGCTGAATACCATTATTTCGGTCAAGCGCCTGATGGGCCGCGGGATTTCCGATGTGAAGCATCTGGGTGGGCAATTGCCTTACCGCTTCACGGGTGGCGAATCCCACATGCCATTCATCGAAACCGTGCAGGGGCCAAAAAGCCCGGTTGAAGTTTCGGCGGACATCCTGAAGGTGCTTCGCCAGCGCGCTGAAGAAACACTGGGTGGCGAACTGGTCGGCGCAGTTATCACCGTGCCTGCGTATTTCGACGACGCCCAGCGTCAGGCAACCAAAGACGCGGCCAAGCTGGCCGGCCTCACTGTCTTGCGCCTGCTCAATGAGCCTACGGCTGCCGCTGTGGCGTATGGCCTTGATCAGAACGCCGAAGGCGTAGTCGCCATTTACGATCTGGGCGGCGGCACCTTCGATATTTCGATTTTGCGTCTGACTGGCGGCGTCTTTGAGGTCATGGCCACTGGCGGCGACAGCGCGTTGGGTGGGGATGACTTCGATCACGCCATTGCAACGTGGATCATCGCCGAAGCTGGTCTGTCCGATGACCTGGATCCGGCTGCCCAGCGCCGCCTGATGCAAATTGCCTGTGCAGCAAAAGAAGCCCTGACCGACGCCGACACTGTCAGTGTCGCTCACGGCGAGTGGCAGGGCGTCCTCACCCGTGCGGCGTTCGACGCACTGATCGAGCCTATGATCGCGCGTAGCCTTAAAGCCTGTCGCCGCGCCGTCCGCGATTGCGGCATCGAGCTGGACGAGGTTGAGGCGGTGGTGATGGTCGGCGGTTCGACCCGTGTGCCTCGCGTTCGCGACGCGGTGGGCGAGTTGTTCGGCCGCCAGCCACTGACCGAGATCGACCCGGATCAAGTGGTTGCCATTGGCGCAGCGATTCAGGCCGACACCCTTGCAGGCAACAAGCGTGATGGCGGCGAGCTGCTGTTGCTGGATGTCATCCCGCTGTCCCTGGGCCTGGAGACCATGGGCGGATTGATGGAAAAAGTCATTCCGCGCAACACGACGATCCCGGTTGCCCGTGCGCAGGAATTCACCACTTACAAAGACGGCCAGTCGGCCATGATGATCCACGTGCTGCAAGGCGAGCGTGAACTGATCAGCGACTGTCGTTCACTGGCGCGTTTTGACCTGCGTGGTATTCCCGCGATGGTCGCCGGCGCCGCCAAGATTCGCGTTACGTTCCAAGTCGATGCCGACGGGCTGCTCAGCGTCTCGGCTCGCGAGCTGGCGTCGGGCGTGGAATCCAGCATTCAGGTCAAGCCTTCCTATGGGCTGACCGACGGCGAAATCACCCGCATGCTCAAGGATTCATTCCAGTATGCCGGCGATGACATGGTTGCTCGCGCCTTGCGTGAGCAGCAAGTGGATGCTCAGCGTTTGCTTGAGGCGGTAGAAGGCGCGCTTCAGGCCGATGGCGAGCGTCTGCTTGATGCGGAAGAGCGCATGGTCATCGACCTGCAAATGGAAGAACTTCGTGAATTGATGAAGGGCGTCGACGGCGCGGCCATCGAGCAGCAGACCAAGCGTCTGTCGCAGGTGACTGATGCGTTCGCCGCCCGCCGCCTGGACTCGACGGTGAAAGCCGCGCTGTCCGGACGCAACCTGAATGAGATTGAGGAATAA
- the hscB gene encoding co-chaperone HscB, giving the protein MGTPCHFALFDLQPGFNLDLDLLATRYRELARSVHPDRFADAPEGEQRVALERSASLNDAYQTLKSAPKRARYLLALKGEVPLEVTVQDPEFLMQQMQWREELEDLQDEADLAGVAVFKRRLKVAQEELNQSFAACWDDAAQRDQAERLMRRMQFLDKLSYEVRQLEERLDD; this is encoded by the coding sequence GTGGGTACTCCTTGTCACTTCGCTTTATTCGACCTGCAGCCGGGATTCAATCTGGACCTCGACCTGCTGGCGACCCGCTACCGTGAGCTTGCCCGGAGCGTGCACCCCGACCGTTTTGCAGACGCCCCCGAGGGCGAGCAACGGGTTGCGCTGGAACGCTCCGCCAGCTTGAACGACGCCTACCAGACGCTGAAGAGTGCGCCGAAAAGGGCGCGTTATCTGCTGGCGTTGAAAGGCGAAGTTCCGCTTGAGGTCACTGTCCAGGACCCCGAGTTTCTGATGCAGCAGATGCAATGGCGCGAAGAGCTCGAAGACCTTCAGGACGAAGCGGACCTCGCAGGCGTCGCGGTATTCAAGCGCCGGCTGAAGGTTGCCCAGGAAGAACTGAACCAAAGCTTCGCGGCCTGTTGGGACGATGCTGCGCAGCGTGATCAGGCTGAAAGGCTGATGCGCCGCATGCAGTTCCTCGACAAGCTTTCCTACGAAGTGCGCCAGCTCGAAGAGCGCCTCGACGATTAA
- the cysE gene encoding serine O-acetyltransferase codes for MFERLREDIQSVFHRDPAARNAFEVLTCYPGMHAIWLHRLSGWLWRNELKWPARMVSNFGRWMTGIEIHPGAKVGRRFFIDHGMGIVIGETAEIGDDVTLYQGVTLGGTSWNKGKRHPTLESGVVVGAGAKVLGPFTVGAGAKVGSNAVVTKPVPAGATVVGIPGRIIVKSDDQAEAKRKAIAEKLGFDAYGVSEDMPDPVARAIGQLLDHLQAMDVRVEDMGRALKSLGGEYREKELPELRQEVFECMKERSEAPVAGK; via the coding sequence ATGTTCGAGCGCCTTCGAGAAGACATTCAAAGCGTTTTTCACCGTGACCCCGCTGCGCGCAACGCCTTTGAAGTGCTGACGTGCTATCCCGGCATGCACGCGATCTGGCTGCATCGGTTGTCTGGTTGGCTGTGGCGCAACGAGCTGAAGTGGCCTGCACGCATGGTGTCCAATTTCGGTCGCTGGATGACGGGTATCGAGATTCATCCTGGGGCAAAGGTCGGCAGGCGTTTTTTTATCGATCACGGGATGGGTATCGTGATTGGCGAAACTGCCGAGATCGGCGATGACGTCACCCTTTATCAGGGCGTCACGCTGGGCGGCACCAGCTGGAACAAGGGCAAGCGCCATCCGACTCTGGAGTCTGGGGTTGTGGTCGGTGCGGGTGCCAAGGTGCTCGGGCCGTTCACGGTGGGCGCCGGCGCCAAGGTCGGCTCCAACGCGGTGGTGACCAAGCCAGTGCCTGCCGGCGCGACAGTGGTGGGCATTCCGGGACGGATCATCGTCAAGTCGGATGATCAGGCTGAAGCCAAGCGAAAGGCCATCGCAGAAAAGCTCGGCTTCGATGCCTATGGCGTCAGCGAGGACATGCCGGACCCTGTCGCGCGCGCAATCGGGCAACTGCTCGACCACCTTCAGGCGATGGACGTTCGCGTCGAAGACATGGGCCGGGCGCTGAAGAGCCTGGGCGGCGAGTACCGAGAGAAGGAACTGCCCGAGCTGCGTCAGGAAGTGTTCGAGTGCATGAAGGAGCGCAGTGAGGCTCCGGTGGCCGGTAAGTAG
- the iscU gene encoding Fe-S cluster assembly scaffold IscU, which produces MAYSEKVIDHYENPRNVGKMNAEDPDVGTGMVGAPACGDVMRLQIKVNEQGIIEDAKFKTYGCGSAIASSSLATEWMKGKTLDEAETIKNTQLAEELALPPVKIHCSVLAEDAIKAAVRDYKLKKGLL; this is translated from the coding sequence ATGGCTTACAGCGAAAAGGTCATTGACCACTACGAAAATCCCCGCAACGTCGGCAAGATGAATGCGGAAGATCCAGACGTCGGCACTGGCATGGTCGGCGCTCCGGCGTGCGGCGATGTGATGCGTCTGCAGATCAAGGTTAACGAACAAGGCATCATCGAAGACGCCAAATTCAAAACCTACGGCTGCGGTTCCGCCATTGCTTCCAGTTCCCTCGCTACCGAGTGGATGAAGGGCAAGACTCTGGACGAAGCAGAGACCATCAAAAACACTCAGCTGGCTGAAGAACTGGCGCTGCCGCCAGTGAAGATTCACTGCTCGGTGCTCGCCGAGGACGCTATCAAGGCGGCCGTTCGCGACTACAAGCTGAAGAAAGGCCTGCTCTGA
- the iscX gene encoding Fe-S cluster assembly protein IscX yields the protein MSYGWNDVQRIAEELAETHPGVDPYSVGFTKLQQMIKQLPDFDDNSGRVGEKVLEAVQTLWADEID from the coding sequence ATGAGTTACGGTTGGAATGACGTACAACGCATCGCCGAAGAGCTCGCCGAGACTCACCCCGGCGTAGACCCTTACTCGGTAGGTTTTACCAAGCTGCAACAGATGATCAAGCAACTGCCCGATTTCGACGATAATTCCGGGCGGGTCGGCGAGAAAGTACTCGAAGCTGTCCAGACGCTCTGGGCCGACGAAATCGACTGA
- the rlmN gene encoding 23S rRNA (adenine(2503)-C(2))-methyltransferase RlmN → MTESTGKINLLGLTRLEMEKFFESIGEKRFRAGQVMKWIHHFGVDNFDAMTNVGKALREKLQSRAEIRGPEVVSEDISTDGTRKWVVRVESGSCVETVYIPQGKRGTLCVSSQAGCALDCSFCSTGKQGFNSNLTAAEVIGQVWIANKSFGSVPATVDRAITNVVMMGMGEPLLNFDNVVSAMHLMMDDLGYGISKRRVTLSTSGVVPMIDELSKHIDVSLALSLHAPNDALRNQLVPINKKYPLKMLLESCRNYMSALGEKRVLTIEYTLLKDINDRPEHAIEMIELLKDTPCKVNLIPFNPFPHSGYERPSNNAIRRFQDLLHQAGFNVTVRTTRGEDIDAACGQLVGQVMDRTRRSERYIAVRELSADADVAQVASARN, encoded by the coding sequence ATGACTGAATCGACTGGCAAAATCAACCTGTTGGGTCTGACCCGGCTGGAAATGGAAAAATTCTTCGAGTCTATCGGGGAGAAACGCTTCCGCGCCGGTCAGGTCATGAAGTGGATTCACCACTTTGGCGTCGACAACTTCGACGCCATGACGAACGTCGGCAAGGCCCTGCGCGAGAAGCTGCAGAGCCGTGCCGAAATTCGGGGTCCTGAAGTCGTCAGCGAGGACATCTCCACCGACGGCACCCGCAAGTGGGTCGTACGTGTAGAGTCCGGCAGCTGCGTCGAGACCGTTTATATTCCGCAAGGCAAGCGCGGCACGCTGTGTGTCTCGTCCCAGGCGGGTTGTGCGCTGGATTGCAGCTTCTGTTCCACCGGCAAACAAGGCTTCAACAGCAACCTCACTGCCGCCGAAGTGATCGGGCAGGTGTGGATTGCCAACAAATCTTTTGGCAGTGTCCCGGCAACCGTCGACCGTGCCATCACCAACGTGGTGATGATGGGGATGGGCGAGCCATTGCTGAACTTCGACAATGTTGTATCCGCCATGCATTTGATGATGGATGACCTGGGGTATGGCATTTCCAAGCGTCGGGTGACGTTGTCCACCTCCGGCGTAGTGCCGATGATCGATGAGCTGTCCAAGCACATTGATGTCTCGCTGGCCCTGTCGCTGCACGCACCGAATGATGCGCTGCGTAATCAGCTGGTGCCGATCAATAAAAAGTACCCGCTGAAGATGCTCCTCGAGTCCTGCCGCAACTACATGTCGGCATTGGGCGAAAAGCGCGTGCTGACCATTGAGTACACGCTGCTCAAGGACATCAATGACAGGCCTGAGCACGCGATCGAAATGATCGAGTTGCTCAAGGACACACCTTGCAAAGTCAACCTGATCCCCTTCAATCCGTTCCCGCATTCGGGCTACGAGCGCCCCAGCAACAACGCGATCCGTCGTTTCCAGGATCTGCTGCATCAAGCCGGCTTCAACGTCACCGTGCGCACGACCCGCGGTGAGGACATCGATGCTGCCTGCGGCCAGTTGGTCGGGCAGGTAATGGACCGCACACGTCGCAGCGAGCGTTATATTGCCGTGCGTGAACTCAGTGCCGATGCCGACGTCGCGCAGGTTGCTTCGGCTCGCAACTGA
- the iscA gene encoding iron-sulfur cluster assembly protein IscA: MAISMTEAAANHVRRSLDGRGKGDGIRLGVRTTGCSGLAYVLEFVDQPESEDTVFEYHGVKVIIDPKSLVYLDGTELDFVKEGLNEGFKFNNPNSRGECGCGESFNV, from the coding sequence ATGGCTATCAGTATGACCGAAGCGGCCGCCAATCATGTACGCCGCTCCCTTGATGGGCGTGGCAAAGGTGACGGCATTCGTCTGGGCGTTCGTACGACCGGTTGTTCGGGTCTTGCCTATGTGCTTGAGTTCGTCGATCAGCCGGAGAGCGAAGACACCGTCTTCGAATACCACGGCGTCAAGGTGATCATTGATCCCAAGAGCCTGGTGTATCTCGACGGGACCGAACTCGATTTCGTCAAGGAAGGGTTGAACGAAGGCTTCAAGTTCAACAATCCCAATTCGCGCGGTGAATGTGGCTGCGGCGAAAGCTTCAACGTCTGA